One Pantanalinema sp. genomic window carries:
- a CDS encoding endonuclease/exonuclease/phosphatase family protein has protein sequence MHRHRFLWAALLAMTLSGCGLNPLGFMGGEGGGKATAESADLAPAGKFTLATYNVENLFDGSNTVLDPKTSPAKSHEDKQALASAMRELNADVVGLVEVESKATLRNFRDAYLADMGYKHMALVEGNDGRGIDVAVLSRFPITHIKSHKNAEFGVPGAPTPQQLSRDLLQVQIKPGKGYSFTVFMTHLKAHAGGAQADAKRKAEAMEIRRILRDFEGQNPRANYALMGDFNDQPTTETLKVFLEGRDRDPSLYDALSELGVSAFTYHPAKYRGRIDYILLSQGIKQEYVPNSATILDTPDAQQASDHLPAKVTIDATRDR, from the coding sequence ATGCACCGCCATCGCTTCCTCTGGGCCGCGCTTCTCGCGATGACCCTCTCCGGCTGCGGGCTCAATCCGCTCGGCTTCATGGGGGGCGAGGGCGGCGGAAAGGCGACCGCCGAGAGCGCCGACCTTGCGCCTGCGGGCAAGTTCACCCTCGCCACCTACAACGTCGAGAACCTCTTCGACGGCTCCAACACCGTCCTCGACCCCAAGACCAGCCCGGCCAAGAGCCACGAGGACAAGCAGGCCCTCGCCAGCGCCATGCGTGAGCTGAACGCGGACGTGGTGGGCCTGGTCGAGGTGGAGTCCAAGGCGACCCTGCGCAACTTCCGCGACGCCTACCTGGCCGACATGGGCTACAAGCACATGGCCCTGGTCGAGGGCAACGACGGTCGCGGCATCGACGTGGCGGTGCTCAGCCGCTTCCCCATCACCCACATCAAGTCCCACAAGAACGCCGAGTTCGGCGTGCCGGGCGCCCCGACGCCGCAGCAGCTGAGCCGCGACCTCCTGCAGGTGCAGATCAAGCCGGGCAAGGGCTATTCGTTCACGGTCTTCATGACCCACCTCAAGGCCCACGCGGGCGGGGCGCAGGCCGACGCCAAGCGCAAGGCCGAGGCCATGGAGATCCGCCGCATCCTGCGCGACTTCGAGGGCCAGAACCCGCGCGCCAACTACGCCCTGATGGGCGACTTCAACGACCAGCCCACCACCGAGACCCTGAAGGTCTTCCTCGAGGGCCGCGATCGCGATCCCAGCCTCTACGACGCCCTCTCGGAGCTGGGCGTCTCGGCCTTCACCTACCACCCGGCCAAGTACCGCGGCCGGATCGACTACATCCTGCTCTCGCAGGGCATCAAGCAGGAGTACGTCCCGAACTCGGCCACGATCCTGGACACCCCCGACGCCCAGCAGGCCTCGGACCACCTGCCCGCCAAGGTCACCATCGACGCCACGCGCGATCGCTAG